The Zavarzinella sp. sequence CCGACTCAATCACCTTGCATTAAAGGCAGGGTTAACTGCCCTGGGATGCCAGTATTCTGCAAATCCGGAACACGGATTACCGCAACTGAATGCGGTTTATATTCCCGCGGGTGTCAATGATGTTGAGTTTCGCAAGCAATTGCTGAACTATTTCGGCATTGAAATCGGTGGGGGGTTGGGTGAGTTTAAAGGAAAAGTCTGGCGAATCGGCCTGATGGGCTACAACAGCAAACCAGCCGCTGTGTATTCGTTGCTCAATGCGATGGAGGTATTGTTGTTGAATGCTGGCATTTCAATTATTGCCGGTTCCGCAAGTGCCGCTGCTACAAAGGTTTACGCTGAACAAATGAAGTGATTATTTGCCAGACTTCATCGCTTCACGGAGTTTGGCAGTCCAGATCTCATATCCTTTTGGCGACATGTGGAGACCATCTTTCACAAATAAATTGGGATCTGGTTTTCCATCCATCAGCATCCCTGGTACCACATCCACATAAGTGAGGCGTGGTTCTTTTTCGCAATATTCCCGAATGAGCAGGTTCACCTTCGATTGGGTCTCAAACTGATTCCAGCGGGCAACACTGGGCTTGATGCAGATAAAATACAACTGACATTCGGGCAACGATGCGTGCAGAATATTCTGAAAAGTGATGAAATCCTCATAAATCATCTCGGGAGCACGCTTGGAATTCACATCGTTGTCGCCTGCGTAGAGGACTACCGCCTTCGGCTTCAGTGGGAGAATGATACGGGCAAAAAAGGCAGAACTGTCGCGGATTTGTGACCCACCAAAGCCACAGTTAGTGGCATTCCAATCTGGGAACGATTTTTTCAAATCCCACAAGCGAGTGCTGGAGCTACCCGCAAAAACAATACCACCTTTTGGTTGATCAGACTTGGTAATTCTTGCTTCAATCCCCTGGATTTCTTTTTCCCATGTTTTCTCCCGACTGCGAAAATCAGCACCAGCACAGACCACAATGAGTGCGAATAGGGGGATGGCTTTCATTTTATTCTCATTTTCTCTAATAATTATTGCTTCAAATTAATCGAAAATGACAGATACTTCAAGAAAAATGAGATCGAAAAATGTGTTGAATTGAGCTAGCAGTTGCCTAGCCGAACCGCCAGAGCAGGGTCATGAAGTAGTCCAGATCGTTTCGTTCCGTCATAGAGCCTGGGTTGCTGTCGTACCGGTTTTGTGCCCCGAGTCGCAGCGTGATGTTGAGTTCCTGATCAAGTAAAATTTCGATTGCAGCCCGGCTGCGAATACGAAAATCGGATGGACGATCCAGTTTTGGATAGTAGTCTGTGCTGAATGTGAACGAGGTGCGATCTGACAGTTTCTGCTCGAAATCACCCCCCAGAATCCCTTCAGGCTCCCACCGATCGTTGGGGCCGCCGAATTCTCGAGTAGCACCAGCACCAGCCCGTAGTTTTAACGATGAAAACTCATCCTGGTAAGCCAGAAAAGACAAACCAGAGTGAACCGAGACGCGAAAATCGACTTCACGAAATTCATCGTATTCTATCTGAAGCTGTCCAAACCATGCCAGACCATCATAAAACGGATATTCGTCACGGAACGTGGCCAGCGCCTTCGATTCGTTGCGAATCCCTTCTTGTTGTGCTAACCCATAAAAGGCGTTGGCGATA is a genomic window containing:
- a CDS encoding GDSL-type esterase/lipase family protein, which codes for MKAIPLFALIVVCAGADFRSREKTWEKEIQGIEARITKSDQPKGGIVFAGSSSTRLWDLKKSFPDWNATNCGFGGSQIRDSSAFFARIILPLKPKAVVLYAGDNDVNSKRAPEMIYEDFITFQNILHASLPECQLYFICIKPSVARWNQFETQSKVNLLIREYCEKEPRLTYVDVVPGMLMDGKPDPNLFVKDGLHMSPKGYEIWTAKLREAMKSGK
- a CDS encoding DUF481 domain-containing protein, coding for MDRLIAFALICLSTTGLFAQFDGVEFATPKPLGGPILGPDGRVITPGDRGYRSPWTGGAEFGVNGTEGNTRILKVRVGGDVKYETPENTFIANAFYGLAQQEGIRNESKALATFRDEYPFYDGLAWFGQLQIEYDEFREVDFRVSVHSGLSFLAYQDEFSSLKLRAGAGATREFGGPNDRWEPEGILGGDFEQKLSDRTSFTFSTDYYPKLDRPSDFRIRSRAAIEILLDQELNITLRLGAQNRYDSNPGSMTERNDLDYFMTLLWRFG